The sequence ATGTGATGCGCCCCCGGAACAGTATGAACGGCTGGGTTTGAGGTAATCTACTGACCCCTATTCTGAAAGGAGGTCGCCGCTTGAAACGCGTTGGTTTTTACGATCTCGATCTGAATAATTTTCACTCAAATGTGTATTTGAGTGCGTTCAGGAATGAATTGAAGGACCGGGGATTTGAGGTGACGGGTTGTACGGGTATTCGCCAGAAGTCGAGCCTCGCATGGGCAGAGGAAAATGGGGTGCCCTATTTTCCGGACGTGCAGGCTCTGAACGATGCGGTCGATTATTATCTCGTTCTGGCGCCGAGGAATCCGGAGCGACATCTGGCTATGTGTGAGGCGATTTTTCCATTTGGCAAGGCGACTTATGTGGATAAGACATTTGCGCCCGATCTCAATACGGCACAACAGATATTCGCGTTTGCAGATAAGTACCGCGTTCCAATACAGACTTCGTCTGCACTGCGGTATAGCAATGTGCAGGATTTTGTGCGAGAAGTCGGTCCCCGCAAGGTGAAACACATGGTTGTCTGGCAGAGTGGGCGGTCTTTCGATGAGTACGGTATTCATCCGACAGAAATTGTGGTGAGTTGTATGGGGACGGGGGCAAAACGGCTGATGCGTCGGAGTAAGGGGAAGTACAATCAGATTTTGATCGATTTTACGGGCAACCGAACGGCGGTGATCAATCTGAATGAAAAACACAGGACGCCGCAGGCTGCTGTTGTGACGACGACTGAGGAGACGCGGTATATGGAGGTGGATCGGGCGGTGATTTTTCCGCGTTCTACCGGGGCGATTATGGATCTTTTTGAAAGTGGTAAGGCGAATATCCCACGTCTGGAGAGTTTGCTGATTCGACGCATTCTGGATATGGCGGAACGAGAACGGGCACAAGAGGGATTTATTGACATTTAGGAGGGTGAGCAATGATTAAAATGGCGCAATACGGAACAAAACACGGTCACGCAGTCGGAAAATTGCAGTCAATGCAAACCAATGCAGAGGTGGAGGTGGCTGGTGTGTTTGAACCCGATGTGAGACGCCGCGAGGAGATGGCGCAATCGGGCCGTTACGAAGGCGTTTATTGGTTTGATTCGGAAGCGGAGATGCTGGAGGATGATGAGATTGTGGCTGTTGCATCAGAGGGTGCAAATGTCGAGAGTCTGGATCAGACAGAGGCCATTATTCGTGCGGGGAAGCACGTGTGGTACGACAAGCCCGCTGGGGAAAATTGGGATCAATGGCAGCGGATTATCGCATGGGCACGGGAGGGGGATTTGCTGATTCAGATGGGATACATGTTTCGGTATCACGATGGGTATTGCAAAATCGCAGAGTGGGTGCATTCGGGTTTGTTGGGCGATATGTTTGCGGTTCGGGCGCATATGTCCACGTTTCTGGGTAGAGCGCAGAAAAAAGTTGTCGCGGTGCATCAGGGTGGGGTGTTTTTCGATTTGTGTGGGCATCAGCTCGATCAGATTGTCCATCTTTTGGGCAGACCCGAGCGCGTGACGCCATTTTTGCGCGAGGATATGCTCGATGTCGAGGGTTTTACCGATAATGGGGTGGGTATTTTTGAATTTGAGCGAGCGATAGCCATTGTCGATATCGCGGCGCTGGAGCCGCGGCCCAACGCGCGTCGGTTTGAGGTGTATGGCACAAAGGGGAGTGCGATTATGGAGCCGATGGAGCCTGCGGAGAAAATCCGTCTGTGCTTGGACGAGGCGCGCGATGGATTTGAAGAGGGTGTTCAATTTGTCGATGTGGCACAACAATCGCGGCAGGATTTGTACGATTTGGAATTAGAGGCGTTTTTACCGGCTATTCGAGGTGAGTGCGCGCCGGATAGATCTTACGAACACGAGTTGCTGGTTCAAGAGACCGTGTTGCGGGGGGTTGGACATCTTTAAAGGTGAGGAGAAAACTGTGAACGTTATTTGTGTGATGCTGGATTCGTTGCGGGCAGATCACGTGGGTGCTTATGGCGACCGGGCACGGACGCCGAATATGGATCGCATTGCGCGTGAATCTCTGGTGTTTTCAAAGGCGTATTCGGGGTCGTTTCCAACCCTGCCGTGTCGGCGCGATTTGTTTACGGGACGGTGGGGGCATCCGTTTAATACATGGGATAAAATGGAACAGAATTTGCCCACGATGGCCGAGCGCTTTCGGCGCGAAGGATATACAACCGGGCTGATTTTTGATACGCCGATGTTTATGACCCAGGGCAATTTTCTGGATCGCGGATTTGGTTCTATTTCGTGGATTCGCGGGCAGGGAGGTGAGCCGTGGATTAGCGATGCATTGGAGGAGATCAAATGGCCTGCCAGTGAGGATAAAGTAAAATCCGGGGTGATGCGCTATCTGGCGAATCAGCGCGGACGGTTGTTTGAATCGGATTATCTGGGTCCCCGCGTGTTTACCGAGGCGATGCACTGGCTGGAGCGGAATTATGTGAAGGATGGGTTTTTTTTATGGATCGATTCGTGGGATCCGCACGAGCCGTGGGATCCGCCGCAGTATTATGTGGATATGTACGATCCGGGTTATGAAGGCGATGAGCTTATTTATCCGTGTTATGGGTTCAGCAATTATATGACGGATGAGGAACTCAATCACGTACGCGCACTGTACGCGGCTGAGGTGACGATGACGGATCGGTGGTTGGGGATGTTGTGGGATACGATAGGTGTGTTGGGTTTAAAGG is a genomic window of Gemmatimonadota bacterium containing:
- a CDS encoding Gfo/Idh/MocA family oxidoreductase; this encodes MKRVGFYDLDLNNFHSNVYLSAFRNELKDRGFEVTGCTGIRQKSSLAWAEENGVPYFPDVQALNDAVDYYLVLAPRNPERHLAMCEAIFPFGKATYVDKTFAPDLNTAQQIFAFADKYRVPIQTSSALRYSNVQDFVREVGPRKVKHMVVWQSGRSFDEYGIHPTEIVVSCMGTGAKRLMRRSKGKYNQILIDFTGNRTAVINLNEKHRTPQAAVVTTTEETRYMEVDRAVIFPRSTGAIMDLFESGKANIPRLESLLIRRILDMAERERAQEGFIDI
- a CDS encoding Gfo/Idh/MocA family oxidoreductase, whose translation is MIKMAQYGTKHGHAVGKLQSMQTNAEVEVAGVFEPDVRRREEMAQSGRYEGVYWFDSEAEMLEDDEIVAVASEGANVESLDQTEAIIRAGKHVWYDKPAGENWDQWQRIIAWAREGDLLIQMGYMFRYHDGYCKIAEWVHSGLLGDMFAVRAHMSTFLGRAQKKVVAVHQGGVFFDLCGHQLDQIVHLLGRPERVTPFLREDMLDVEGFTDNGVGIFEFERAIAIVDIAALEPRPNARRFEVYGTKGSAIMEPMEPAEKIRLCLDEARDGFEEGVQFVDVAQQSRQDLYDLELEAFLPAIRGECAPDRSYEHELLVQETVLRGVGHL
- a CDS encoding sulfatase, whose product is MNVICVMLDSLRADHVGAYGDRARTPNMDRIARESLVFSKAYSGSFPTLPCRRDLFTGRWGHPFNTWDKMEQNLPTMAERFRREGYTTGLIFDTPMFMTQGNFLDRGFGSISWIRGQGGEPWISDALEEIKWPASEDKVKSGVMRYLANQRGRLFESDYLGPRVFTEAMHWLERNYVKDGFFLWIDSWDPHEPWDPPQYYVDMYDPGYEGDELIYPCYGFSNYMTDEELNHVRALYAAEVTMTDRWLGMLWDTIGVLGLKENTVFLLMADHGHYFGDHGLQGKPWGDWGQLYDPMVHIPFMVYHPDGAMAGKQVDSLVQPVDVFSTLCGLAGLNVPDGVQGESFADVLSGKTVEHRDFAISGRNLNDSWGTVPATITDGTWTLVYWPNKDLKYKGPKPIRTERYDCRNMPERRVDELFYMPGDSDQENNVIAEHPDEAGRLHNALLELIEDTETDPEIAKTYQPAPGDQYQ